From the genome of Caloenas nicobarica isolate bCalNic1 chromosome 14, bCalNic1.hap1, whole genome shotgun sequence, one region includes:
- the PMM2 gene encoding phosphomannomutase 2, translated as MAARPGALCLFDVDGTLTAPRQKITADMAAFLQRLRQKVKVGVVGGSDFEKIKEQLGEDVVEKFDYVFPENGLVAYKDGKFLSKQNIQGHLGEDILQDLINYCLSYIAKIKLPKKRGTFIEFRNGMLNVSPIGRSCSQEERIEFYELDKKEHIREKFVADLQREFAGKGLTFSIGGQISFDVFPDGWDKRYCLGIVANDGYKTIYFFGDKTMPGGNDYEIFTDSRTEGHSVTSPQDTRRICEELFFK; from the exons atggcggcgcggcccggcgcGCTTTGCCTGTTCGACGTGGACGGCACCCTCACCGCGCCGCGACAG AAGATCACAGCGGACATGGCCGCGTTCCTGCAGCGGCTGCGGCAGAAGGTGAAGGTTGGGGTCGTGGGTGGGTCGGATTTTGAGAAGATCAAGGAGCAGCTGGGCGAGGACG TGGTTGAAAAATTTGACTACGTTTTTCCAGAAAATGGTCTTGTAGCATACAAAGATGGGAAATTCTTGAGCAAGCAG aaCATTCAGGGTCACCTGGGTGAGGACATACTTCAAGATCTAATTAACTACTGCCTGAGTTATATTGCGAAGATTAAACTACCAAAGAAAAG GGGCACTTTTATTGAGTTCCGAAACGGGATGTTAAATGTGTCCCCCATTGGAAGAAGCTGCAGCCAGGAAGAACGAATTGAGTTCTATGAACTTGATAAA aaggaaCATATAAGAGAGAAATTTGTAGCTGATTTACAAAGAGAATTTGCGGGAAAAGGCCTCACATTTTCTATAG GAGGCCAGATAAGCTTCGATGTGTTCCCAGACGGCTGGGATAAGAGGTACTGCTTAGGGATCGTTGCCAACGATGGGTACAAGactatttatttctttggagaTAAGACTATGCCA GGAGGGAATGACTATGAAATTTTCACAGACTCCAGGACAGAAGGCCACAGCGTCACATCGCCCCAGGATACAAGAAGAATCTGTGAagagctattttttaaataa
- the TMEM186 gene encoding transmembrane protein 186 isoform X1 — MAAARLCRIRTKVCMPPSFGRCPQNKLWTRSWKKDDARPPCFFGTWERLQSQNWQINAVNNYLGRQRVPCVCLCHSDPAAAVRPKAADEKTEEFKLVYRFPGIKYCRVLSRLKLLQTATTALTLPPICYLYLHDQVSQNILFYTTGLALFAGAMLYGMSYFFRRIIGLIYLNETGCTVKVAHLTFWGRRNDICCPIETVMTLDEIGDSKGELLHQFKRYNSKEVLYFTIKFGQIIDRQKFTQIFGDLE, encoded by the exons ATGGCGGCG GCCAGGCTCTGCAGGATTAGGACTAAAGTCTGCATGCCACCTTCTTTTGGGAGATGTCCACAAAACAAGCTCTGGACGAGGTCATGGAAAAAGGACGATGCTCGCCCACCATGTTTTTTTGGTACATGGGAGCGTTTGCAGTCACAAAACTGGCAAATTAATGCTGTTAATAATTATCTTGGGAGACAGCGAGTGccgtgtgtgtgtttgtgccaTTCGGACCCTGCTGCTGCAGTCCGCCCAAAGGCTGCGGATGAGAAGACAGAAGAGTTCAAACTGGTCTACAGGTTCCCGGGGATCAAGTACTGCAGGgtgctctccaggctgaagcTGTTGCAGACTGCCACCACTGCCCTCACGCTGCCGCCCATCTGCTACCTCTACCTGCACGACCAGGTTTCTCAGAATATCCTCTTTTATACAACTGGCCTTGCGCTCTTTGCTGGTGCAATGTTGTATGGTATGAGCTACTTTTTCAGGCGTATTATTGGATTAATCTACTTAAATGAGACTGGCTGTACTGTCAAAGTGGCCCACTTGACGTTTTGGGGAAGACGGAATGACATTTGCTGTCCCATAGAGACAGTGATGACTTTGGATGAAATTGGAGATAGCAAAGGCGAGCTCCTTCACCAGTTCAAACGGTATAATAGTAAAGAAGTTTTATATTTTACGATCAAGTTTGGCCAGATTATAGACAGACAGAAGTTTACTCAAATATTTGGAGACCTTGAGTGA
- the TMEM186 gene encoding transmembrane protein 186 isoform X2: protein MPPSFGRCPQNKLWTRSWKKDDARPPCFFGTWERLQSQNWQINAVNNYLGRQRVPCVCLCHSDPAAAVRPKAADEKTEEFKLVYRFPGIKYCRVLSRLKLLQTATTALTLPPICYLYLHDQVSQNILFYTTGLALFAGAMLYGMSYFFRRIIGLIYLNETGCTVKVAHLTFWGRRNDICCPIETVMTLDEIGDSKGELLHQFKRYNSKEVLYFTIKFGQIIDRQKFTQIFGDLE from the coding sequence ATGCCACCTTCTTTTGGGAGATGTCCACAAAACAAGCTCTGGACGAGGTCATGGAAAAAGGACGATGCTCGCCCACCATGTTTTTTTGGTACATGGGAGCGTTTGCAGTCACAAAACTGGCAAATTAATGCTGTTAATAATTATCTTGGGAGACAGCGAGTGccgtgtgtgtgtttgtgccaTTCGGACCCTGCTGCTGCAGTCCGCCCAAAGGCTGCGGATGAGAAGACAGAAGAGTTCAAACTGGTCTACAGGTTCCCGGGGATCAAGTACTGCAGGgtgctctccaggctgaagcTGTTGCAGACTGCCACCACTGCCCTCACGCTGCCGCCCATCTGCTACCTCTACCTGCACGACCAGGTTTCTCAGAATATCCTCTTTTATACAACTGGCCTTGCGCTCTTTGCTGGTGCAATGTTGTATGGTATGAGCTACTTTTTCAGGCGTATTATTGGATTAATCTACTTAAATGAGACTGGCTGTACTGTCAAAGTGGCCCACTTGACGTTTTGGGGAAGACGGAATGACATTTGCTGTCCCATAGAGACAGTGATGACTTTGGATGAAATTGGAGATAGCAAAGGCGAGCTCCTTCACCAGTTCAAACGGTATAATAGTAAAGAAGTTTTATATTTTACGATCAAGTTTGGCCAGATTATAGACAGACAGAAGTTTACTCAAATATTTGGAGACCTTGAGTGA